The Desulfobulbaceae bacterium DNA window ATTCGTCGTCTTGTGGTTAAATCTGCTGCAATTTTTGCTCGTCCAACTGGCGAGTTAATGACACCAAACCCTAAAACCATTCAGGCCGACCTTTTGGCAGCTGATGCCTTGAGCATCATGCAACGTCACGAAGTAACGATCCTGCCGGTGGTCGACCATGACCAACGCTTGATCGGCATTCTGCACCTGCATGATCTACTGGGAAAAGGTGAGTTCCGTGTGCTTATTTAAGACGATGGACTTCATGCGAAGACCGTCCTTCACCCTTTGATCAATACAGCCAAGAGAGATTCCCATGGGAATTACCAACACCGAAATTAACCCGGCCTTTAGCAGCCAAGTAACCGACATCCCCGGCGGCGAGTGGCTCAACCGTTGCTTCTCCTGCGGCGCCTGCAGTGGCGCCTGTCCGGTCAGCCAAGCTATCCCTGACTTCGATCCTCGAAAGATCATCCACATGATCCGCATGGGACTCAAAGACAGAGTCCTCAAATCGGATCTTATGTGGTACTGCTCAAAGTGCAGGTCATGTGTTTTTGTCTGCCCTCAGAATGTCGGCTTTGCTGACATCATGACAGCGCTCAGGAAGATTGCCGTCAGTGAAGGGTATGTTACCGAACAAGACCTGCGCGACAAGGGTAAAGTTGCCTGGGTTGAACGTGACCAGTGCGTATCATGCCTTACCTGCGTCCGAGTCTGCCCCTGGAGTATCCCTAAAATCGACACGAAAGGTGTAGCTGAGATCAGCACCAAAGAGTGCAGGGCTTGTGGAATCTGTGTCAGTGAGTGCCCGGCCCAGGCAATCAAATTGAATGAATCTGAAGATGAACGTCTGCTTGCCGCCTGCGCCAGCAGCAAATAACAAACAAACGGCGGCCCCGTTACGTAGGAGAATCCAATGAGCTTCAGCCCTGACATCCAGGCATTTTGTTGCCATTACACATCCCAGCAGTCCTGTTCGCAAGATGGCGGCGGACTACTGGAAGATGGCTTCCCGTCCACTGTGACAATCAACCGCTTACCATGCTCCGGCAAACTTCAGGTCAGCGCTTTACTTGCTGCCCTTGAAAATGGCGCCGATGGCGTCTATGTGGTGGGCTGCCCCAAAGACACCTGCCACAACGTCCTTGGAAGCCAACGGGCGGCAAAGAAAGTCCTGGCGGTCAAAAAGGCCCTGGTAGAACTTGGTGTAGAACCGGAACGAATCGAGATGTTCCACCTACAGCGAGGACTCCACCCCGAATTCATTACAGCGGCCCAAACTATGGACAAAACTATACGGACACTTGGCCCAAGCCCATTCAAGGGAGAGAGCAAATGATCATCGCAAATCGCAAACCCGTGGCCGAGATCGTAGCCATGGTTAAGGACTTCAGCAGAGTCTTGGTGTTAGGGTGCCGGGGATGTGTCTCGGTATGTTCCGCTGGAGGTGAGCGGGAGGTGGAACTTCTCGCCTCACTGTTACGGTTGGGTTGCCAGAAGGAAGGCAAGAAATTAAATACTATCACCGCGACGCTGGTTCGTCAGTGTGATAAAGAATATATCGACACCTTAGACGACTGGGATGGCCAGTATGATGCCATCGTCTCCATGGCCTGTGGTGTTGGCGTTAACTTTATTGCCAACTTACGACCAATGACCCGCATCTACCCAGGCGTCAACACCACTTGCATGGGCGGTTCAATGGAACAAGGGCAATGGATTGAGCAATGTGCCGGTTGCGGCGATTGTGTGCTCCATCTCACTGCTGGCCTCTGCCCCGTGGCCCGTTGCGCCAAAAGCCTGATGAATGGCCCGTGCGGTGGTTCAGTAGGCGGTCGTTGCGAGATTCACACCAACACTCCTTGCATCTGGCAGTCGATCCATGATCGATTAGACCGCTTAGGCCGCAAAAATGAACTCTCCGACATCGCTCCTATTCGCGACTGGCGGACATCTGGACATGGCGGACCTCGCACCACGCTTCGTGACGACCTGACAATCTAACTTTTCCCTCCTCTCCTGGGAGACATAAGGAGCCGTTATTACCAAAGATGATGAAATTATATTGTGACAACGGCTTAAAGTATCACGAGAGCCACAAATAAAAAGAAAGGGGTCAATTCTCAATACGAGAACAGGCCCCTTTCTTTTTATTTATCAATTCTCAACTCAACTACCAGTTATCATTCACGCATGGTTCCTCGATTTTCCCTGCGGACAGACTGACGCCAGTACTCGGTTGCCGCCGGATTCGCCTTTGTCTCAACATGACCCGCTGCAGGCTTTATCGAATCAACCCAAGCCCGTAACTTCTGATGACGTCGGACCTTACTGAGATCAACAACTTGTTGATTCTCTGCCGACACCTCTTTACTCACCACAGCATCCGCAGCATTACTCATTGTCCCAACCAGCAGGATCAAACAGGCTATCGTGATAGCGCTCATTGTGATCTTCATCTTCCCCCCCCAAGGTTAGATGCCATTGTCTCATTTCGACTTTACGACAATGAAAGTATTTTCAAGATGTTCACAATTTTCGCATTTGGCACTACCCACACTACCTTTTCACATTTATTCTTTTCACAATTACTATATTTTATTCCAGCACATAGAGAGGCCTTATGTCAAGAAGAAATTATAACAAAAAATTACTTGCATAATTTCACAAAGCACATCACCAAAAAATACTCTCTTTTTTCGGTATTCCCCCTTGACCTTACCCACCACTTGTGATACTTTCGAACCCAATTCCGGGCCATTAGCTCAACTGGTAGAGCATATGACTCTTAATCATCAGGTTTGGGGTTCGAGTCCCCGATGGCCCACCAAAAAATCAAGCGCTTACTTCACTATGGAGTAAGCGCTTTTTTTGTTTATTATCTCCTCCAAACCCACAACACACTTCTAACGCAAACCTTGAAGTTCCCCCGATTCATCAATCAATACAGAGTCCTGTTCATATGCTTAAGCATCAAGCCGAACTGCTTTCATAAACCACTACCCGATTTTTACCCTGTTCTTTAGCCTGATACAAGGCTTGGTCGGCACAAACAATATAATCGGCCAAGAAATCCTCATTCTCATGATCGAGCGAAGTTACTTCACCCGACCAAATGCCAACACTGGCAGTCAAAGGAATCTCCTCTCCCTGATAAACAAACCCACCCTGGGCGATACCCTGCCGCATCCGTTCACCGACAGATTTGGCGCCATCCAACCCGGTATTCAGCAGAATAACACAGAACTCCTCCCCACCCATACGCAAGGCATACTGCTCGGTCCTGCCAATATGCTCAAGCTCACGGCCCATCCCAAATAAATCACATTTTCGAACCGCAAGCTGCAAGACATTACCCACTTTGCGAAGGGCCACGTCTCCGGCGTCATGACCATAGAGATCATTAACCTTCTTAAAGTCATCCAGGTCCACCATAAGCACAGCCATTTGCATCTTTACGCCCATATTTCTCTTCAATTCGTCAAACAGGACTTTCACCAGAAAACGACGATTATAAAGACCAGTGAGCGGGTCGGTGAGCGCCTCTTCCATGGATGTTACGGCCCGCTGATGATAAAGACTGTTCAAGATGAGCTGAACCATCTGAGTCTTGAATATCTCAAGCAGATTTAGATCGGCTCGCATTTCTTTAGATTTTATGGTCTCAATATACATCCCGCCAAATCTCTGATCCCTGTTCACCAAGGGCACAAAGCACTGATTGCCAACGACCTGGCATTGATTCACGGCCAATGATGCCTGGAAGAGACTCTCATCCTCGACAACTTGATGAAGATTCAACTGGTTTTCGAATCGTCCCACTCCATACTGAAGCTTCGGACCATCCTTATCCGGCCAGAACACTATGCACCCATTTTCCGCCTCCAAAAAGGCCATAAACTCAAAGAGCAAGCCAGTCAACAACGACTGCAGCGAATGGGGCGGCACGCAGGAGAGAACCCCCACCGCATGGAGAATATGACTCAAGCCATGCTTATGCATCTCAACCGCCCGCATATACTCCTCCAAGCGGCGCTTGTTATTCCAGGCGCTTACCATGTTCAAGGCTGACTGCTCGAGTTCCTCCGGGGCAAAAGGCTTTTTAAAATAGAGCAACTGATCCTGACTGTCTCCTGAGAAGAGATCCCGGATCTGATTGACACTTCGGTCGGTATAGGCGGTCACTACCGTGCAGACGAGATCACGATCAAGCTCACGAATGGCCTTAATCGTCTCATACCCGTCCATCCCCGGCATCCGCATATCGAAAAAACCCGCTGCTACCCTCCGGCCGGCAGCCAACTCATCACGGATCAACTGTAACGCCTTGACGCCGGAGTCGGCCAACAACAAGGTATATTCCTGCCGAGAATCACTGCCCGAGACGGCGCTCTCTCCAGACCGTTCATCTGCCAAGGCCAGGATATCGGCAAGCTCCGCATCCTCCTCCGAGATAGTAAGTATCTGCCGGTACGATTCCAGAACCGATTCTTCATCATCCACACATATAATTGTCTTGCAATACCAATTACTGGTCATACCTTACCCCCATAGATAACAGCACCTGAAAGGTTGTTCCTTTGCCTGGCACACTCTCTTTCAATACAATATCACCACCAAACTGACGAGCCAGCTTACGCGCAAAGCTGG harbors:
- a CDS encoding 4Fe-4S dicluster domain-containing protein, producing MGITNTEINPAFSSQVTDIPGGEWLNRCFSCGACSGACPVSQAIPDFDPRKIIHMIRMGLKDRVLKSDLMWYCSKCRSCVFVCPQNVGFADIMTALRKIAVSEGYVTEQDLRDKGKVAWVERDQCVSCLTCVRVCPWSIPKIDTKGVAEISTKECRACGICVSECPAQAIKLNESEDERLLAACASSK
- a CDS encoding hydrogenase iron-sulfur subunit produces the protein MSFSPDIQAFCCHYTSQQSCSQDGGGLLEDGFPSTVTINRLPCSGKLQVSALLAALENGADGVYVVGCPKDTCHNVLGSQRAAKKVLAVKKALVELGVEPERIEMFHLQRGLHPEFITAAQTMDKTIRTLGPSPFKGESK
- a CDS encoding diguanylate cyclase encodes the protein MTSNWYCKTIICVDDEESVLESYRQILTISEEDAELADILALADERSGESAVSGSDSRQEYTLLLADSGVKALQLIRDELAAGRRVAAGFFDMRMPGMDGYETIKAIRELDRDLVCTVVTAYTDRSVNQIRDLFSGDSQDQLLYFKKPFAPEELEQSALNMVSAWNNKRRLEEYMRAVEMHKHGLSHILHAVGVLSCVPPHSLQSLLTGLLFEFMAFLEAENGCIVFWPDKDGPKLQYGVGRFENQLNLHQVVEDESLFQASLAVNQCQVVGNQCFVPLVNRDQRFGGMYIETIKSKEMRADLNLLEIFKTQMVQLILNSLYHQRAVTSMEEALTDPLTGLYNRRFLVKVLFDELKRNMGVKMQMAVLMVDLDDFKKVNDLYGHDAGDVALRKVGNVLQLAVRKCDLFGMGRELEHIGRTEQYALRMGGEEFCVILLNTGLDGAKSVGERMRQGIAQGGFVYQGEEIPLTASVGIWSGEVTSLDHENEDFLADYIVCADQALYQAKEQGKNRVVVYESSSA